Proteins from a genomic interval of Lolium perenne isolate Kyuss_39 chromosome 1, Kyuss_2.0, whole genome shotgun sequence:
- the LOC127327492 gene encoding photosynthetic NDH subunit of subcomplex B 3, chloroplastic, translating into MAATSSAALFSVLPHPTAATPASARAHRSRHRPTRSAIRCSAASPDLSPGAPPPAPPKPLIELEFLAPKPGADGSYPVDRATAVSGDKLLRDIMLENKLEMYAAYGKLMNCGGTGSCGTCIAEIIDGKELLNERTATENRYLKKKPESWRLTCQTIVGNKENSGKVVVQRLPQWKK; encoded by the exons ATGGCGGCCACGAGCTCCGCGGCGCTCTTCTCCGTCCTCCcccaccccaccgccgccacCCCAGCCTCCGCACGGGCTCACAGAAGCCGCCACCGGCCCACGCGCTCCGCCATCAGATGCTCCGCCGCCTCGCCCGACCTGTCTCCCGGCGctccgccgcccgcgccgcccaaGCCCCTAATCGAGCTCGAGTTCCTCGCG CCGAAGCCGGGCGCCGACGGGTCGTACCCGGTGGACAGGGCGACGGCGGTCAGCGGCGACAAACTCCTCCGGGACATCATGCTCGAGAACAAGCTCGAGATGTACGCGGCATAC GGGAAGCTGATGAATTGCGGCGGCACGGGCAGCTGCGGCACCTGCATCGCCGAG ATAATCGATGGGAAGGAGCTCCTGAACGAGAGGACGGCCACTGAGAATCGCTACCTCAAGAAG AAGCCGGAGTCGTGGAGGCTGACTTGCCAGACGATCGTCGGAAACAAGGAGAACTCCGGCAAG GTTGTCGTCCAACGGCTGCCCCAGTGGAAGAAGTAA